The following are encoded together in the Planococcus antarcticus DSM 14505 genome:
- a CDS encoding energy-coupling factor ABC transporter ATP-binding protein: MNSIILSFENVTFTYAQEDESVKPAVQDLTFSIQDGEWIALVGHNGSGKSTIAKLMNGLLFPQTGKVSAMGKLMAEESLWDIRSEIGMVFQNPDNQFVGATVQDDVAFALENNGVPHEEMVVRVKEALHQVKMEAYLDHEPHHLSGGQKQRVAIAGALALRPRLLILDEATSMLDPQGRMEVIETIRELREATGLTVISITHDLEEAALADRILVMNAGHKQLEGTPKEVFLSGNELTTLGLDLPFAMRMTHLLQEAGVALQGEHMTEDELVDELWTFYSGK; the protein is encoded by the coding sequence ATGAATTCGATTATATTGTCATTTGAAAATGTGACATTTACATATGCGCAAGAAGACGAGTCGGTGAAACCAGCTGTGCAGGATTTAACGTTCTCGATTCAGGACGGCGAATGGATAGCTTTGGTGGGCCATAATGGCTCAGGAAAATCGACTATTGCCAAGTTGATGAATGGTTTATTGTTTCCGCAAACTGGCAAAGTGTCGGCGATGGGCAAACTGATGGCTGAAGAAAGTCTGTGGGATATCCGTTCCGAGATCGGGATGGTCTTCCAGAACCCAGACAATCAGTTTGTCGGGGCGACGGTACAGGACGATGTAGCTTTTGCGCTGGAGAATAACGGTGTGCCGCATGAAGAAATGGTGGTTCGTGTCAAAGAAGCTTTGCATCAAGTGAAGATGGAAGCTTATCTCGATCATGAACCTCACCATTTATCAGGTGGACAAAAACAAAGGGTAGCGATTGCCGGTGCTCTTGCATTACGTCCACGTCTGCTAATTTTGGACGAAGCAACTTCTATGCTCGATCCTCAAGGGCGTATGGAAGTCATCGAGACGATTCGTGAACTTCGTGAAGCAACAGGTTTGACGGTTATATCTATTACGCATGACTTGGAAGAAGCAGCATTGGCTGACCGCATTCTTGTAATGAACGCAGGACATAAGCAATTAGAAGGGACGCCAAAAGAGGTGTTTCTTTCCGGTAATGAATTGACGACTTTAGGTCTAGACTTGCCGTTTGCGATGCGCATGACGCATTTGCTGCAGGAAGCCGGAGTGGCTCTGCAAGGAGAACATATGACAGAAGACGAATTGGTGGATGAACTATGGACATTTTACTCCGGGAAGTAG
- a CDS encoding energy-coupling factor ABC transporter ATP-binding protein, producing MDILLREVGYSYAKDTPFEKRALTDVSLHIPSGSYTAIIGHTGSGKSTVLQHLNALLKPTEGSVTIGERKIEAGVKAKNLRDVRRQVGIVFQFPEQQLFDETVLKDIMFGPLNYGVTEEEASRRAHELVEQLGLPSEVLTKSPFDLSGGQMRRVAIAGVLAMEPDVLVLDEPTAGLDPRGRREIMDLFHQLHIQKGLTTVLVTHSMEDAARYADSVAIMHKGRCVVTGEPEKIFSNEEQLRDYSLEPPRTIRLQRKFEDKAGIKLGAISMTEEALAKNIALAVSEGRDSE from the coding sequence ATGGACATTTTACTCCGGGAAGTAGGATACAGTTACGCAAAAGACACGCCGTTTGAAAAACGGGCATTGACAGATGTGTCGCTGCATATTCCCTCCGGTTCCTATACGGCCATCATTGGTCATACCGGGTCTGGTAAATCAACAGTTCTCCAGCATCTTAATGCTTTGCTAAAGCCAACTGAAGGATCAGTCACAATTGGGGAGCGTAAAATCGAAGCTGGAGTAAAGGCAAAAAATTTACGAGATGTCCGTCGACAGGTAGGTATTGTCTTTCAATTTCCTGAGCAGCAGCTATTTGATGAAACCGTCTTAAAAGACATTATGTTCGGTCCTCTGAATTATGGAGTGACGGAAGAAGAAGCGAGTCGTAGGGCGCATGAATTGGTCGAACAGCTTGGATTGCCTTCTGAGGTATTAACGAAGTCTCCGTTTGATTTGTCAGGTGGACAAATGCGCCGCGTCGCAATTGCTGGCGTGCTAGCGATGGAACCGGATGTGTTAGTGCTGGATGAACCGACCGCTGGACTTGATCCACGAGGCCGACGTGAAATAATGGACCTGTTCCATCAGTTGCATATCCAGAAAGGCCTAACGACGGTTCTAGTAACTCACAGCATGGAAGATGCGGCGCGTTACGCAGACAGTGTTGCTATTATGCATAAAGGGCGTTGTGTGGTCACTGGAGAGCCTGAAAAAATCTTTTCAAATGAAGAGCAACTTCGGGATTATAGCTTAGAACCGCCGCGGACAATTCGCTTGCAGCGAAAGTTCGAAGACAAAGCCGGCATTAAACTTGGTGCTATTTCAATGACGGAAGAAGCGTTGGCCAAGAACATTGCACTTGCCGTATCGGAAGGACGTGATTCCGAATGA
- a CDS encoding energy-coupling factor transporter transmembrane component T family protein, whose product MMEKMIFGRFIPGNSIIHRMDPRAKISFVFVFIAIVFIANSAVTYGILLGFTLLVVFLSKIRLYFLINGLKPVFILLIFTFLLHIFFTREGDLLLNFGFIEIYEEGLRQGIFISIRFLVLVFITSILTLTTSPISITDGIEVLLGPFKRVKLPVHELALMMSISLRFIPTLMDETGKILKAQMARGSDIGSGPIKERVKAVVPLLIPLFVSAFKRAEDLATAMEVRGYRGGEGRTRYRQLDWRFIDSLSLLVLAGLAGMLWYFRV is encoded by the coding sequence ATGATGGAGAAAATGATTTTTGGACGCTTTATTCCTGGAAATTCCATCATTCACCGAATGGATCCACGAGCGAAGATTTCATTTGTTTTCGTTTTTATTGCCATTGTATTTATTGCCAATAGCGCAGTAACTTATGGCATTTTGTTGGGATTCACTTTGTTGGTGGTCTTTCTGTCCAAGATTCGTCTATATTTCTTGATAAATGGCTTGAAACCGGTCTTTATTTTATTGATTTTCACCTTTTTGCTGCATATTTTCTTTACGCGAGAAGGCGATTTATTACTGAATTTCGGCTTTATTGAAATTTATGAGGAAGGTTTGCGGCAAGGGATATTTATTTCAATTCGTTTTCTGGTACTGGTGTTTATTACTAGTATTCTGACATTGACAACTTCACCGATTTCCATCACCGATGGTATTGAAGTGTTGCTTGGTCCATTTAAGCGGGTCAAGTTGCCGGTTCATGAATTGGCATTGATGATGTCTATTTCTTTACGGTTTATCCCGACCTTGATGGACGAGACTGGGAAAATTCTTAAGGCGCAGATGGCTAGAGGCTCAGACATTGGCTCAGGGCCGATTAAAGAGCGTGTCAAGGCCGTTGTGCCCTTACTGATTCCATTGTTCGTCAGTGCCTTTAAACGGGCAGAGGATTTGGCTACAGCGATGGAAGTCCGCGGCTACCGGGGAGGCGAAGGCAGAACGCGATATCGCCAGCTCGATTGGCGTTTTATCGACAGTCTGAGTTTGCTGGTACTGGCAGGGCTTGCGGGAATGCTTTGGTATTTCCGGGTATAA